One window of the Carnobacterium maltaromaticum DSM 20342 genome contains the following:
- a CDS encoding BtpA/SgcQ family protein translates to MSEKKVFLDIFNTRKPIIAMIHLKGESEAEIQERAKKEIAIYVEEGVDCIMMENYYGDFIQLEKAIQYIVSLKLPIPIGVNCLNLDSMGFYLANKYELDIVQVDSVVGHVKQRDEATLQAFFDLERGRTKACLIGGVRFKYQPELSEKSLSEDLNIAKTRCDAVAVTQNATGEETSMEKIQEFRDSLGEFPLVVAAGVTDDNVLAQLAICDAAIVGSCFKDTKKDTGDVSRENVRKFMKLIKKHREAL, encoded by the coding sequence ATGTCGGAAAAAAAAGTATTTTTAGATATTTTTAATACAAGAAAACCAATTATTGCCATGATTCATTTAAAAGGAGAGTCAGAAGCAGAGATTCAAGAGCGTGCCAAAAAGGAAATTGCGATTTATGTTGAAGAAGGCGTAGATTGTATCATGATGGAAAATTATTATGGGGATTTTATTCAGCTTGAAAAAGCTATCCAATACATTGTTTCCCTGAAATTGCCAATTCCAATTGGAGTAAATTGTTTGAATTTAGATAGTATGGGTTTTTACTTGGCAAATAAATACGAGCTAGATATTGTTCAAGTCGATTCAGTTGTTGGTCATGTCAAGCAGCGAGATGAAGCAACGCTCCAAGCTTTCTTTGATCTAGAACGAGGACGAACCAAAGCTTGCTTAATCGGTGGTGTCCGCTTTAAATATCAACCAGAATTATCAGAAAAGAGCTTATCAGAGGATTTAAACATTGCTAAAACGAGATGTGATGCTGTAGCAGTGACTCAAAATGCAACAGGCGAAGAAACATCAATGGAAAAGATTCAAGAATTTAGAGATTCTCTTGGTGAGTTTCCTTTGGTGGTAGCAGCAGGTGTAACAGATGATAATGTCTTGGCACAATTAGCAATTTGTGATGCAGCAATTGTGGGAAGTTGTTTTAAGGATACAAAAAAAGATACTGGCGATGTCAGTCGTGAAAATGTACGAAAATTTATGAAATTGATAAAAAAACATAGGGAGGCGTTATAG
- a CDS encoding PTS system mannose/fructose/sorbose family transporter subunit IID, protein MTTNSKPLNEVAEGSKLTRKDFWSVFFRSLTLDASWNYERMQNVAFAYTMAPIIKRLYETKEERALALQRHLEFMSITPHISTLLFGITSAMEEENARNNDFDSSSISAVKSSLMGPIAGVGDSFFWGTLKVIATGIAISLSNQGSIFGPIAFLLIINVPHFALRYICLDKGIKFGAKFFGELGNSGLVQSITQSASILGLMVIGAMTASNVKFELIMKVGGGKIAESLQTYVDQIMLGFFPAMFFLIIYWLLGKKVKTTVLLLGVILFSIAVALVGLA, encoded by the coding sequence ATGACAACGAATTCTAAACCATTAAATGAAGTAGCAGAAGGATCTAAATTAACACGGAAAGATTTTTGGTCAGTGTTCTTTCGTTCGCTGACACTGGATGCCTCATGGAATTATGAGCGCATGCAGAACGTAGCATTTGCCTACACGATGGCGCCTATTATTAAGAGACTATATGAAACCAAGGAAGAGCGGGCCTTAGCTCTGCAGCGTCACCTAGAGTTTATGTCGATTACACCACATATTTCCACTTTGTTATTTGGTATCACGAGTGCTATGGAAGAGGAAAATGCCCGCAACAATGATTTTGATTCTTCCTCGATAAGTGCCGTTAAATCAAGTTTAATGGGACCGATTGCTGGAGTTGGTGATTCATTTTTCTGGGGAACCCTTAAAGTGATTGCTACAGGAATTGCCATCTCATTATCTAATCAGGGAAGTATCTTTGGTCCCATCGCCTTTTTGCTGATTATTAATGTGCCACACTTTGCGCTGAGATATATCTGTTTAGATAAAGGGATTAAGTTTGGTGCTAAGTTCTTTGGTGAATTAGGAAACAGTGGTTTAGTTCAATCTATTACTCAGTCAGCTTCGATTCTTGGGTTAATGGTAATCGGTGCGATGACGGCATCTAACGTTAAATTTGAGTTAATTATGAAAGTTGGTGGCGGAAAAATTGCTGAGTCATTACAAACCTATGTTGACCAAATTATGTTAGGCTTTTTCCCAGCAATGTTCTTTTTAATTATTTATTGGTTATTAGGGAAGAAAGTCAAAACAACGGTATTATTGTTAGGTGTTATTCTGTTTTCAATAGCAGTAGCATTAGTTGGATTAGCTTAA
- a CDS encoding PTS mannose/fructose/sorbose/N-acetylgalactosamine transporter subunit IIC, translated as MEITAGNIILIFLIAFFAYMHSFFGSTMWNRPIVVGPLVGLALGDVEAGLKLGATLELVFMGAFPVGASNPPDFVSGTIIATAYVIMSGQSISSAVLLAVPIATLVLLIDNLQMTFLLTHASHKADKYAQEGNIKGVERTQIIYSILNKVILALVVAVGFALGVPAIEKILSFVPAFITHGLDIAAGIIPAIGFAMLAKMMLTKNMVPFLLLGFLLTAYLNVTVVGVALFGIVAVMLVMSVSKNKTQQEDFVDDNEF; from the coding sequence ATGGAGATTACTGCTGGAAATATAATCTTGATATTTTTAATTGCATTTTTTGCATACATGCATAGCTTCTTTGGTTCAACTATGTGGAATCGACCGATTGTTGTTGGCCCTTTAGTGGGATTGGCGCTTGGTGATGTAGAGGCTGGTTTGAAATTAGGTGCTACCCTTGAACTCGTCTTTATGGGAGCCTTTCCAGTTGGTGCTAGCAATCCGCCAGATTTTGTTTCTGGAACGATTATTGCTACAGCATATGTTATTATGAGTGGTCAATCGATTTCAAGTGCCGTTTTACTGGCTGTGCCAATTGCCACATTGGTGCTTTTAATTGATAACTTGCAAATGACCTTTCTCTTAACTCATGCGAGCCACAAAGCTGATAAATATGCCCAAGAGGGGAATATAAAAGGCGTTGAACGAACGCAAATTATCTATTCAATCTTGAATAAAGTCATACTTGCTTTGGTGGTTGCCGTTGGATTTGCTCTTGGTGTACCAGCAATTGAGAAAATTTTATCTTTTGTTCCTGCATTTATTACCCATGGCCTTGATATTGCAGCAGGCATCATCCCAGCTATCGGGTTCGCCATGTTGGCTAAAATGATGTTAACCAAAAATATGGTGCCTTTTCTTTTACTAGGTTTTCTATTAACGGCTTATTTAAATGTAACCGTTGTAGGTGTGGCACTTTTCGGGATTGTAGCAGTGATGTTAGTGATGTCCGTTAGTAAAAATAAGACACAACAGGAGGATTTTGTCGATGACAACGAATTCTAA
- a CDS encoding PRD domain-containing protein, which translates to MLTVVKSLNNNIILAVNKVGNELVAFGTGIGFKRKKGDQVPMEEVTKVFQSGMNHQASRLLEGLSPELLSVTEKIITLGENKLNLDINSSLLFTLADHLRYAIERKEQKIDIDTPFQWEIPHLYFKEYEIGIESLQLIQIELGIELPTTEASFIALHFVNAQMDNQSMNQTIRMTTLTKDIVKIIQACFNINLDKTTMTYSRFITHLRYFIARQESEKLQSAPMDSTLKTIIQERYSKSYECGLMIKDMLLKVYGWQISEDELVYLVIHIERIIK; encoded by the coding sequence ATGTTGACTGTTGTGAAATCTTTAAATAATAATATCATATTAGCTGTTAATAAAGTGGGCAACGAGTTAGTAGCATTTGGAACTGGCATAGGATTTAAGCGGAAAAAAGGTGACCAAGTACCGATGGAAGAGGTGACTAAAGTTTTTCAATCCGGAATGAACCATCAAGCCAGTCGATTGTTAGAAGGATTAAGTCCAGAATTATTAAGTGTCACTGAAAAAATAATTACCCTAGGTGAGAACAAATTAAATTTAGACATAAATTCATCTTTACTTTTTACTCTTGCAGATCATTTAAGATATGCTATTGAGCGAAAGGAACAAAAGATAGATATTGATACACCTTTCCAGTGGGAGATACCTCATCTATATTTTAAGGAGTATGAAATCGGCATAGAATCGTTGCAGTTAATTCAAATAGAACTTGGGATTGAACTACCAACTACTGAAGCTTCATTTATTGCTTTGCATTTTGTTAACGCTCAAATGGATAATCAATCGATGAATCAAACGATTCGTATGACAACGTTAACCAAAGACATTGTTAAGATTATTCAAGCATGTTTCAATATAAATTTGGATAAGACGACGATGACCTATTCTCGCTTTATTACTCATTTACGCTATTTTATTGCAAGACAAGAATCGGAAAAATTGCAGAGTGCACCGATGGATAGTACTTTAAAAACTATTATTCAAGAACGATATAGTAAAAGTTATGAGTGTGGTTTAATGATTAAAGATATGTTATTAAAGGTATATGGATGGCAAATTTCGGAAGATGAGCTAGTGTACTTAGTCATTCATATTGAAAGAATAATTAAATAA
- a CDS encoding PTS sugar transporter subunit IIA has product MKKIIIATHGELALGIKNALELIAGSMAKEISTYSLTPGKSATDFVAEIEKEMIDHPDQQFIVMGDMYGASVVNAMLSLVNYPNGVLLSGVNLSLALQVLLDGSEMISDESIDEMIKEAQKGIVRIQLDQIELEEEDF; this is encoded by the coding sequence ATGAAAAAAATAATTATTGCAACCCATGGAGAGTTGGCGTTAGGCATTAAAAATGCCCTTGAGTTGATTGCTGGTAGTATGGCTAAAGAGATTTCGACCTATTCTTTGACACCTGGGAAAAGTGCTACAGATTTTGTGGCAGAGATTGAAAAGGAGATGATTGACCATCCTGATCAGCAGTTTATTGTTATGGGAGATATGTACGGAGCTAGCGTTGTAAACGCTATGTTAAGTTTGGTAAATTATCCCAATGGTGTGTTGCTTTCTGGTGTGAATTTAAGTTTGGCGTTGCAAGTACTTCTAGATGGATCAGAAATGATTTCAGATGAATCAATTGATGAGATGATTAAAGAAGCTCAGAAAGGGATTGTTCGTATTCAACTTGATCAAATAGAGTTAGAAGAAGAAGATTTTTAG
- a CDS encoding helix-turn-helix domain-containing protein, which produces MGIHLKIREERKIKGMTQEQLAEKIGVSTKIIVQWENEKYTPSLENLKRLRTEFGITLDYLLKDNIELKSRYDNYVKLGKNVLELVDEEYPLEFIQNYYICSREPSLLIPRKLAVEFINEVGERIKNVEPSNSKEIKSIQKDMKHFLFFWYKYNKGKYLLSKELKIKMLTMNSASFNTEEIAKYLQDSICLKKPMLLLRNLMISRLIEECKLFDYELDNEITKELDFTGEIMWPIETYK; this is translated from the coding sequence ATGGGAATACATTTAAAAATAAGAGAAGAACGAAAAATTAAAGGTATGACTCAAGAACAATTAGCTGAAAAAATAGGTGTTTCAACAAAAATAATTGTGCAGTGGGAGAACGAAAAATATACGCCATCATTGGAAAATTTAAAAAGATTAAGAACAGAGTTTGGGATTACTTTAGACTATCTTTTAAAGGATAATATTGAATTAAAGAGTAGATATGATAATTATGTGAAATTGGGGAAAAATGTTCTTGAATTGGTAGATGAAGAATACCCGCTTGAGTTTATCCAAAATTATTATATATGTTCCAGAGAACCTAGCTTGTTAATTCCTAGAAAGTTGGCAGTGGAGTTTATTAATGAGGTTGGTGAAAGAATTAAGAATGTTGAACCTTCAAATAGTAAAGAGATAAAATCTATTCAAAAAGATATGAAGCATTTTTTATTTTTTTGGTATAAGTATAATAAAGGTAAATACTTACTCTCAAAGGAATTGAAGATTAAAATGTTGACTATGAATAGTGCTTCTTTCAATACTGAAGAAATCGCAAAGTACTTACAAGATTCTATATGTTTGAAAAAGCCAATGCTACTTTTAAGAAACTTGATGATAAGTAGATTAATAGAAGAATGTAAGTTGTTTGATTATGAATTAGACAATGAAATAACTAAAGAATTGGATTTTACTGGTGAGATTATGTGGCCAATAGAAACTTATAAATAA
- a CDS encoding helix-turn-helix domain-containing protein, producing the protein METIKRWESGTSSIDPKVLAFLSELYDVSIEDLVSEEIEPIMNNGERYYRFGKDISDYCSVENIAEFVNKYEVVQSSDWIVAPKYDLIMRCYEDHLKFEHDGYYNCKAAYDICKRWMVDNERSYNEEELYRRIYDDSAGYLGVKEKRDPVNHLDLLEELEAVLHDICGYLELFDIGGFDRWEYI; encoded by the coding sequence GTGGAAACAATTAAACGTTGGGAATCAGGAACTTCTAGTATTGATCCCAAAGTTTTGGCATTTCTAAGCGAATTATATGATGTATCCATAGAGGATTTAGTTTCTGAAGAAATAGAGCCAATTATGAATAATGGAGAAAGATACTATAGGTTTGGAAAAGATATAAGTGACTATTGTTCTGTTGAAAATATTGCTGAGTTTGTTAACAAATATGAAGTGGTACAAAGTAGTGATTGGATTGTAGCACCAAAATACGATTTAATTATGCGTTGTTATGAGGATCACTTGAAATTTGAACATGATGGTTATTATAATTGTAAAGCTGCCTATGATATTTGTAAACGTTGGATGGTAGATAATGAAAGGTCATACAATGAGGAAGAATTGTACAGACGAATATATGATGATAGCGCAGGTTATTTAGGGGTTAAAGAAAAGAGAGATCCTGTTAATCACTTAGATTTATTAGAAGAATTAGAAGCTGTATTACACGATATATGTGGCTATTTGGAACTTTTTGATATAGGAGGATTCGATAGATGGGAATACATTTAA
- a CDS encoding MarR family winged helix-turn-helix transcriptional regulator, translated as MSWLQYDILHHLSLKEEQLPSEISIALGISRTKLSKALKELKLTGYITQKPSEKDGRELITSLSDSGIQFLQTINLGHQQLSQVADSIFTEKEKIKFAQLSSKFSSALKEERTGFHE; from the coding sequence ATTAGTTGGCTTCAATATGATATTTTGCACCACTTATCTTTAAAAGAAGAGCAGTTGCCTTCTGAAATTAGTATCGCCCTTGGCATTAGCCGTACCAAACTTTCTAAAGCTTTAAAAGAACTCAAATTAACAGGATATATTACCCAAAAACCAAGTGAAAAAGATGGACGTGAACTCATAACAAGTCTATCTGATAGTGGCATACAATTCCTTCAAACTATCAATTTAGGGCATCAACAACTTTCACAAGTAGCCGACAGCATATTTACAGAAAAAGAAAAGATAAAGTTTGCACAACTCTCAAGCAAATTTTCTAGTGCACTTAAAGAAGAAAGGACGGGCTTTCATGAGTGA
- a CDS encoding PTS system mannose/fructose/N-acetylgalactosamine-transporter subunit IIB gives MSIKLVIVDHRLIHGQVGFTWTKFLQTNCILIASDTIMQDPLKMTAMKMAVPTGVKLVMKSIDDSIAALNSGVTDKYSLLILCESIEDVAKLASQVPLIKEINLGGMKDGADRKQVSKSVHLSADDIELIQQLLKTGVDLTVQMVPDEQAVDIRKLI, from the coding sequence ATGAGTATTAAATTAGTGATAGTAGATCACCGTTTGATTCATGGACAAGTTGGATTTACCTGGACAAAGTTTTTACAAACCAATTGTATCTTAATTGCTAGTGATACAATTATGCAGGATCCGTTGAAGATGACAGCGATGAAGATGGCTGTGCCAACTGGTGTTAAACTAGTTATGAAAAGCATTGATGATTCTATCGCAGCGTTAAATTCTGGTGTAACAGATAAGTATAGTTTATTGATTTTATGTGAGTCAATAGAAGACGTAGCCAAATTAGCCAGTCAAGTGCCGTTGATTAAGGAAATTAATTTAGGTGGCATGAAGGATGGTGCGGATAGAAAGCAAGTCTCAAAATCAGTTCACTTATCAGCAGATGATATCGAGTTGATTCAACAATTGTTAAAAACAGGTGTTGATCTAACCGTTCAGATGGTACCTGATGAGCAAGCTGTTGACATCAGAAAATTGATTTAA
- a CDS encoding GntR family transcriptional regulator: protein MKKEISGSTLVPLYNQLANLIENKILSGSYQYGEKLPSEGEWMKTYDISRVTVRNALKMLVDRGIVEKKQGKGAYVVFPVYKETISAGGSFTSAGVTSNSIPTTKILKKEYLGLSDGQKAELGFIESEIISLKRIRSIDYQPVIFEIDYVVKEMEALVDNLTESDSLIEVLKSQGYHINHFDNVIDVSIASAEVAQYLQVEEGDPLLHIKQQVLNASNKLIYFNEQFINSKLYKVAIRSY, encoded by the coding sequence ATGAAAAAAGAAATTTCTGGAAGCACTCTAGTTCCACTCTATAACCAGTTAGCTAATCTGATTGAAAATAAGATACTATCTGGTAGTTATCAATATGGTGAGAAACTTCCTTCTGAAGGTGAATGGATGAAAACATATGATATTAGTCGCGTTACGGTTAGAAATGCTTTAAAGATGCTTGTTGATCGAGGGATTGTTGAAAAAAAACAAGGGAAAGGCGCTTATGTTGTATTTCCTGTCTACAAAGAAACAATTAGTGCCGGCGGTAGTTTTACGTCAGCAGGTGTCACATCTAATAGTATTCCGACTACCAAAATTTTAAAAAAGGAATACCTAGGTTTAAGTGACGGTCAAAAAGCAGAATTGGGATTTATCGAGTCTGAAATAATTTCCTTAAAGCGTATCCGAAGCATTGATTATCAACCGGTTATTTTTGAAATTGATTACGTTGTGAAAGAAATGGAAGCGCTTGTTGATAATTTGACAGAATCTGATTCTTTAATTGAGGTGTTGAAGTCGCAGGGATATCACATCAATCATTTTGATAATGTCATTGACGTGTCAATTGCATCAGCTGAAGTAGCTCAATATTTGCAAGTTGAAGAAGGGGATCCGTTGCTTCACATTAAGCAACAAGTCTTAAATGCTTCCAACAAACTTATTTACTTCAATGAACAGTTCATTAATTCTAAATTATATAAAGTTGCCATTCGTTCTTATTAA
- a CDS encoding glycoside hydrolase family 1 protein, whose amino-acid sequence MKELQTGFPKGFLWGGATAANQIEGAFDEGGKGLSTSDFAAFKDPYAGGAVDNFTFNVSSQELTEYTENPEKYLFPKRWGIDFYHRYIEDIALFAEMGFKTFRISISWARIFPTGLETEPNEEGLAFYDKVFDECLKYGIEPLVTMSHYEMPIELTRRYNGWVSRELIPLFENYARAIFKRYAEKVKYWITFNEMNMNLNSLYTGAGAQIDRVDNVLQATYQASHHQFLASAIVVKLAHEMMPQAQIGCMINQIESYAKTTKPEDQLQALKSNQLNMFYPDVQARGEYPTYMTRYFSDNNLTIEMVEGDAEILKAGVVDFVAISYYMTHVTEARPDASKLAGSFDSPIKNEHLELSQWDWPIDPIGLRISLMKLYDRYELPLFICENGLGAKDVVSADGEIHDDYRIDYIKKHIEQMKEAIKDGVDLMGYTTWGCIDLVSCGTSQMSKRYGFIYVDQDDEGNGTLARIPKSSFYWYKEVIATNGENLEG is encoded by the coding sequence ATGAAGGAATTACAAACAGGATTTCCAAAAGGATTTTTATGGGGTGGCGCAACAGCAGCTAATCAAATTGAAGGAGCTTTTGATGAAGGAGGGAAAGGTTTATCAACAAGTGATTTTGCCGCATTTAAAGATCCATATGCCGGAGGAGCAGTTGATAATTTTACTTTTAATGTTAGCTCTCAGGAATTAACCGAATATACTGAAAACCCAGAAAAATATTTATTTCCTAAGCGTTGGGGAATCGACTTTTACCATCGTTATATAGAAGATATTGCGCTTTTTGCTGAGATGGGCTTTAAAACTTTTCGAATTTCAATTTCGTGGGCACGCATTTTCCCAACAGGATTAGAAACAGAGCCGAATGAAGAGGGATTAGCTTTTTATGATAAAGTTTTTGATGAATGTTTAAAATATGGCATTGAACCTTTAGTCACAATGTCACATTATGAAATGCCTATTGAATTAACACGTCGTTATAATGGATGGGTTAGTCGTGAATTAATTCCACTATTTGAAAATTATGCTCGTGCTATTTTTAAACGTTATGCAGAAAAAGTAAAGTATTGGATTACGTTTAATGAAATGAATATGAATTTAAATAGTTTATACACTGGAGCAGGAGCTCAAATTGACCGAGTAGATAATGTTTTACAAGCGACTTATCAAGCTTCACATCATCAATTTTTAGCTAGTGCAATTGTGGTTAAATTAGCCCATGAAATGATGCCACAGGCACAAATTGGTTGCATGATTAACCAAATTGAGTCGTATGCTAAGACAACTAAACCAGAGGATCAATTGCAAGCCTTGAAATCAAACCAATTAAATATGTTTTATCCAGATGTACAAGCCCGAGGAGAATATCCAACATATATGACTCGTTACTTTTCTGATAATAACTTAACAATTGAAATGGTGGAAGGGGACGCTGAAATTCTAAAAGCTGGAGTTGTTGACTTTGTTGCAATTAGCTATTATATGACCCATGTGACAGAGGCTCGTCCAGATGCAAGTAAATTAGCGGGTTCATTTGACAGCCCAATTAAAAATGAGCATTTAGAGTTATCTCAATGGGATTGGCCAATTGATCCAATTGGGTTAAGGATTTCATTGATGAAATTGTATGATCGTTATGAGTTGCCGTTGTTCATTTGTGAAAATGGGTTAGGAGCTAAAGATGTTGTTTCAGCAGATGGTGAAATTCATGATGACTATAGGATTGATTATATTAAAAAACATATTGAACAAATGAAAGAAGCAATTAAAGATGGTGTTGATTTAATGGGTTACACAACATGGGGATGTATCGATTTAGTAAGTTGTGGCACATCACAAATGAGTAAACGTTATGGATTTATCTATGTTGATCAAGATGATGAAGGTAATGGAACGCTAGCTAGAATACCAAAATCTTCATTTTATTGGTACAAAGAAGTAATTGCAACAAATGGTGAAAACTTAGAAGGATAG
- a CDS encoding beta-glucoside-specific PTS transporter subunit IIABC, with protein MDKKELAKAIIKEIGGSENINQSWHCITRLRFNYKDKDQINLEKIRQLEGVLGAQFQSGQFQIIIGNEVTSVYAEISQLLDGKIQESAKSGHHGNPIEVVLDTISGIFTPLLPAITGGGLLKGVMALLVAMKLLSETSSSYEILAMISDAPFHFLPFLIAYSAAKRFKTDQSLAVTLAGILMYPTIMNYANGGEVNYLKFLGINVPMNNYASSVLPIILGVLLLSYIHKYMNQIVPKSVKIIFVPLLTLVITAPILLMVIAPLGNYIGVYLERFFATMFAVAGPLAGMLMGGLMPLIVITGMHYAFFPGTFASLDKVGYDIMLLPMNFVANLAQAGAVLGVLIKTKDKKMKQLSFSTIIPAIFGITEPAIYGVTMKLKKPFYASLAGGAIGGAIFGLFNVKSFAFAVPGIMSLPSYLEKGTNNFMLAVIGIGVSFSVSLIITLLLNFEESSIETQQAEFSQPVLPINKDLPIDVLSPLSGEIYPLETVPDATFSNEMVGKGVAIMPNEGMVKAPFSGTVTMLTSTNHAIGLTSDEGVELLIHIGLETVELAGKGFDLLVTKGQSVKRGQDILAFDLETMKKAGMNMISPIVVTNSSQYLDVIHTANLVVTAGESKLLMLIN; from the coding sequence ATGGATAAAAAAGAGTTAGCAAAAGCAATTATTAAAGAAATAGGGGGATCAGAAAATATAAATCAAAGTTGGCATTGTATTACTCGACTGCGCTTTAATTATAAGGACAAGGACCAAATTAATTTAGAGAAAATTCGCCAGTTAGAAGGGGTCTTAGGTGCACAATTTCAAAGTGGACAGTTTCAAATTATTATTGGTAACGAGGTGACAAGTGTTTATGCTGAAATTAGTCAGTTATTAGATGGAAAAATACAGGAAAGTGCAAAATCTGGTCATCATGGTAATCCAATCGAAGTTGTTCTCGATACAATTTCAGGTATATTTACACCTTTATTACCAGCTATTACTGGCGGTGGTTTACTTAAAGGTGTTATGGCTTTACTTGTTGCGATGAAGCTTTTATCGGAAACAAGTTCAAGTTATGAGATTTTAGCTATGATTTCAGATGCACCTTTTCATTTTTTACCATTTTTAATTGCTTATTCAGCAGCTAAACGCTTTAAAACGGATCAATCTTTAGCGGTTACTTTAGCTGGGATTTTAATGTATCCAACAATTATGAATTACGCAAATGGTGGGGAAGTTAATTATCTGAAATTTTTAGGTATAAATGTTCCAATGAATAATTATGCTTCATCCGTTCTACCAATTATTTTAGGTGTCTTATTATTAAGCTACATTCACAAATATATGAACCAGATTGTTCCAAAATCAGTAAAAATTATTTTTGTACCATTACTAACTTTAGTCATTACAGCGCCCATTTTATTAATGGTAATTGCGCCATTAGGAAACTACATCGGTGTATACTTAGAGCGCTTCTTTGCAACTATGTTTGCAGTTGCAGGACCATTAGCAGGTATGTTGATGGGGGGATTAATGCCACTGATTGTTATTACTGGTATGCATTATGCTTTCTTTCCTGGAACTTTCGCTAGTTTAGATAAAGTTGGTTACGATATCATGTTGCTACCAATGAACTTTGTGGCAAATTTAGCCCAAGCAGGAGCTGTTTTGGGAGTCTTAATTAAAACAAAAGATAAAAAAATGAAACAGCTATCTTTCTCAACGATTATTCCAGCCATTTTCGGGATTACAGAACCAGCAATTTATGGTGTCACGATGAAACTCAAGAAACCATTTTATGCCAGTTTAGCTGGAGGAGCTATTGGTGGCGCAATCTTCGGACTATTTAATGTTAAGAGCTTTGCTTTTGCAGTTCCTGGTATTATGTCATTGCCATCTTATTTAGAAAAAGGTACGAATAATTTTATGTTAGCTGTCATTGGGATTGGTGTGAGTTTCAGTGTCTCGCTGATTATTACTTTATTGCTAAACTTTGAAGAGAGTTCGATTGAAACGCAACAAGCTGAATTTTCTCAGCCTGTCCTCCCAATTAATAAAGACTTGCCAATTGATGTTTTAAGTCCCTTAAGTGGGGAAATTTATCCATTAGAAACGGTTCCAGATGCAACTTTTTCAAATGAAATGGTCGGTAAAGGCGTAGCAATTATGCCTAATGAAGGGATGGTTAAAGCGCCATTTTCAGGAACTGTCACAATGTTAACATCAACGAATCATGCAATTGGTTTAACGTCAGATGAAGGTGTAGAGCTTCTAATTCATATTGGTCTAGAGACTGTTGAATTGGCTGGAAAAGGTTTTGATTTACTCGTAACAAAAGGACAATCTGTTAAACGTGGTCAAGATATTTTAGCTTTTGATTTAGAAACAATGAAAAAAGCGGGAATGAATATGATTTCGCCTATAGTCGTTACAAATTCATCTCAGTATCTTGATGTCATTCACACAGCAAATTTAGTAGTAACTGCTGGTGAAAGTAAATTATTAATGCTAATTAACTAA